The following coding sequences are from one Nicotiana tomentosiformis chromosome 3, ASM39032v3, whole genome shotgun sequence window:
- the LOC138908210 gene encoding uncharacterized protein — MVSAPTVIQTGPQPDIAETPPEPDVGASNAARKLTFSATSSGVKPTMAEVVKGNREQQTRLKLDYFPPVMKDGVKVVKLNPQEIADQNQKWSLPLIDYVIGNNPTFKEMLKFVYGAWSFANTPQVFLHNDGHFIFKFESEEDKASILQQGPYTFNYRPFILKQWDPEFQMNNEPTQIVPIWVMFPNLPIQFWALGNLGRIASYLGKSVCTDRLTAQEQRIAYARILVGMDIS, encoded by the coding sequence ATGGTGAGTGCTCCTACAGTGATACAAACGGGCCCCCAGCCGGACATTGCAGAAACTCCTCCGGAGCCTGATGTAGGGGCTTCAAATGCGGCGAGAAAATTGACTTTCTCTGCCACATCTAGCGGAGTCAAGCCTACAATGGCTGAAGTAGTTAAAGGAAATAGAGAGCAACAAACGAGATTGAAGCTTGATTACTTCCCACCTGTAATGAAAGATGGAGTGAAAGTAGTTAAGCTAAATCCCCAGGAGATAGCTGACCAGAATCAGAAGTGGAGTCTACCATTaattgattatgttattggcaatAACCCTACTTTTAAGGAAATGCTGAAATTTGTCTATGGAGCCTGGAGCTTCGCCAATACACCTCAGGTATTCCTTCATAATGATGGGCACTTCATTTTCAAATTTGAGAGTGAGGAAGATAAAGCATCGATTCTCCAACAAGGACCATACACGTTCAACTATAGGCCTTTTATTCTTAAACAGTGGGATCCAGAGTTCCAAATGAACAACGAACCTACTCAAATTGTTCCTATATGGGTAATGTTCCCAAACTTGCCAATTCAATTCTGGGCCCTTGGAAATTTGGGTAGAATAGCAAGCTATCTTGGGAAATCAGTGTGTACCGATAGGTTAACTGCTCAAGAGCAAAGAATTGCTTATGCTAGGATATTGGTTGGGATGGATATATCCTAG